The DNA segment ATCCAACGGCTGACGGAACAAAAGGAAACATTGTCACTGGCCGAATCCTGCACCGGCGGTCACCTCGCGAATCGGCTGACCAACGTTCCCGGCGCTTCGGAGGCTTTTCTCGCCGGCCTTGTCACCTATAGCAACGAAGCCAAAATCCGTCTGCTCGGTGTTCGCCCGGAAACCCTGGCGCAACATGGCGCCGTCAGCGAAGCGACCGCCCGCGAAATGGCCGAGGGCGCGCGCCAAAGAAATCAAACCGATTACGCCATCGCCGTCACCGGCATTGCCGGACCGGGCGGCGGCACCGACGCCAAGCCAGTCGGCACCGTGTTCATTGCCCTGGCCACGCCGCGAACGACCACGGTCGCACAGCTGCTCAACCGTTACGACCGCGAAACCTTCAAGCAGGTTACTTCACAACAGGCGCTGGAAATGTTGCGGCGAACGATGATGGCGGCGAGTTGAGTTAGCGCAGATCCTTCGCCGAGACGCGCAAACGCCAGATGCGCTTTTGGGACAAAGGCCAGCCTAACGGCGATTGGAGTCCGGTGGCAAAAATCACCATCGGCGTGTAAAGCAAAGGACTGTGGCGCGATGCTCATGGCGTTGTCGAGCCTTCTCCGGGCTGTTCAGCGCGCCGCGCGAATTTAAATTCCAAGTGTGTTCAAGACCTCCTGCAACGGTCCGGCTGGAAGTGGCTGCCCGTGGGTCGCGGTGATTTGAAAAAGAAGAACGAGCCGGAAGATGTTTTTCACTACGCCTTGGCAGTTTTCATTCGCCGACGTATCGAGAGCGTTGCGCTGAGTTTCTGAAAATTGATTTTCACGCCTGCCCCTGACGAGCGATTTGAAAATGTTCCGTCGTGCTCGCCGCAAAGAGGGCGCGGAACTGGTCGCCCTGTATCTCATGGAATCACCCAGGTTCGACAACTTCAAAACGACGTTTCCGCTGAAGGGCAATGACACCGTGGAAAAGGTCCAATACACGGACGACGACAAGCGTGTCTGGATCAACGCGTGGCAATTGTTCGGCGGCGTCTCAAAAGCGGTTTGGGAATTTCATTTGCGTGGCCATCAGGTCTGCGAGAAGTGGCTGAAAGTTCGCAGAGGACGAAAATGTGTTTACGCCGATTGTCAGCACTTCCAACAAATTATCGTTGCCTTGAACGAAACGATTCGCTTCCCAGAAGAGATTGACGATGCGATTGAGAAAAGCGGCGGCCGGCCAATGAAATCAGGACACTGATTCATGGCGAGGAGTGTCTTGGTTGACAGAACGCGGTCTCCCTACGAGCAAACTCCAGTCCGCTACCTTGTGAATTGCTTCATCTTGCCGAGCGTGTCGAGCAGTTGCGCCTGACGCGCGCTGATCGCCTCGCGCTGGTTCAGCAGTGGAGTGTAGTTCTGGTCGAACACGGTCATTTCCGTGTTGTAGGTCTCCGTGCCGAAAGTCGTCGTCATTTTTCCGTCTTCAATCGCGGCGTTGTCCCAGCTTGCGATAAACACAAACGGGCGCGGCTCCGCGGACAGCAGCGGGATGCCTTGCGTATAATCGGAGAGCGGGTTTTCCACGCCCATGTAGGTGAGAATGGTCGAAGGCACGTCCATGTGACTGGTCAGGCGTTCGATCTTGCGTGGCGCTTCACCGGGAATGTGCGCGACCATGAAGGTTTTGGTCTGATACTTGTCGAACGAACTGTCATGTCCGAAAAGTCCCAGCTCGCGGAACTCCTCGCCGTGATCGCCCAGCATAAACACCAGCGTGTTGTTCATCAACCCGCGATCTTCCATCGCCTTGAGCACGCGTTCGATCTCCGCGTCCACGTAATGCAGGCTGTTCTTGTAGCGGTTTTTGATTTGCTCCATCTGCGCGGGCGCATGGGCCAGCTTGATGTAATTCAAGTCCTCGCTCACGCCGCCGGTGTCAAAAACCGCATGGTTTGGCGGGTAATAATACGGCTGATGCGAAGCAATATAGAACATGAAACCAAAGAAAGGTTTTTTGTTCTCATCGACAAACCGGATCAACTCATCCGTCATCAACCGGTCGCGGTCAACCCGCTCGCCCTTCCAACTGTCAGTGATCGCCTCCGGCACGTCCACGAAACACGTGCTGCGAAATTCCGGATAGTTCAGGCTTGTGCCGCAGAGGATGCGGAAGTTGTAGCCCAGCGGCTTGAGCGACCTGATGAGCACCGGGCCTTGGCGTTCGGCGAGGGCGCGTTGCCAGTACGTCCCGTAAATGCCGTGGATCAATCCAAAGATGCCGTAGCGAGTGGTGTTGCCCGCGCTGTAGTTCTGATTGAAGACCAGGTTCGTCGCGCCCCAGTGCGACAGAAACGGCATCACATCGGGCGTCAACATGTCGAAGCGGCCGCCTTCCACAGCAATGATGAGAATATTCGGATGCGGAGCGTCGGGACGAAATCGCAGCGGCGCCTTGGGATAATCGAATGAACCTGCGCCATTGTGCATTTTGAGGCCCACGATGGCGGAAGTTTTGATGCCCAAGAGCTGGTGGCCAAGTTTCCTCATGGTCAGCGGTTGATACAACGGCAGGAGTTGCCTTACCCGGAGGATCTCCTGGTTGTCGCGCAGGTCGCCGACCGCGTACCCCGCTTTATCAAGGGCGATCAGGCTTAAAACCACGGCGCCACAACACAGCGACGCCTTCTTGTTTCGCGACGCGGCTGCATTCGGCCGCCTTCCCAACCACGGCAAGGCGAACACCGCAAACGCGATCTCCGCCGCGAAGATGAGGATCACAATCAACAGCGTCGTGAGCACAGTGCTGCGTCCTGCGATCACGTTGTCGGCCGATCCGGGTGTGGTGATGAGATTCCAGACCACCGCGTTGAAATGGAACCGCCAGAGGCTGTAGATGACCGAATCGGCGTAGATGAAGAAGTTAAGGAATCCGAACAAGACGACTGCCGCCGTCAGGGTCACCCATCCGCGCCGCGCCACCAACGCGAGCAGAGATAAAATGAGCGGGACGAGCGCCAACATCGCAAAGTTGGCCGCGAACGCGAGCAGTGTCGCCAGCCAGCCCGGAAACGATGTGCCTTGGGGAACGTTCGAAAGATAGGCGTGACCCACGACCATGAGCATCCCGACATTGAAGAGGTAGAAATAAACCAGCGCCTCCGCATTGGCTGCTGTTCCAGAATTGCCAGCAGAGCGATTTATTTCCTCAGTGTTCAATTTTCTGAAGGGGCTGGGGATAAGAAGAGCCTTGGCGAGTGGCCGAAAGGAGAACCGGCGGACGCGGTTGTTGCGTGAAGTCGAAGCAGTCGATCATGTCGTCGGCATTTTCGTCACGCGCCATCATCGGCTTGAGGCCGAACCGTTCCTCAACCAGGCGCAGCCACGATTCAAAGGCGTGAACGGTGTGATCGATGTAGCCTTGTTTCGCATACGGGCTGATCACCAGTCCGGGCACTCGGATGCCGAGGCCGTACTTGTCAACTTTGGGCGGAGGCACATGATCATAGAAACCGCCCCAGTCGTCCCAACAGATGAAAATTGCAGTTGAGCTCCAGTTCGGACTTTGCATCACAGCATTCACCAGGCCCGTGACGTACGCCATGCCGGCGCGCACGCTGTTGGGCGCGTGCTCACTGGTGGAGCTTGAGGGAATGACCCAGCACACCTGTGGCAGCTTTCCATTTTTGGCGTCCACGTAGAATTGCGAGGAATCGACCAGCCGGTTGCGCTGGTGCGGGTCTTTCATCACTTTGGGAAACCGGGGCAGGGGATTCCAATGACTAAATCGATGTGGGCTTTGTTCCTGATCCGATTGGGAACCGACAACGTGAGCATCCTCGGTGTCGGGCAGCTTGCCTGAAGTCACGTAATATTTCCAATCAATCTTGCCGCTGGTCAAAGATTCAGTGATTTGAGGAAAAGTGAATTCCTTGGGTGTGCCGCCCCTGAATCGACCTGAGAAAGTTGACTTCAGAGAAAACCGCGGGGTGACGAACCCGCCGCTCTGTGCCGCAAGTATGTAGAGGTGTGCCGGCAAGCTGTAAGAGGCGACCGATTCGAAGAAGTGATCTTGCAGCACGAACAGACGCGCATAGTTCCAGTAATTCGGAATCTCATGGTAATCGTGATAACCCATCACATCTCGAGGGTTATTGCCAACCGCCGGATCAAGGTCGGACGGAAGATCGTGCTTGGGATCATGCGTATTGACGACTTTTCCTTTGTAAGCTTCCTGTAAAAAGCCATCCATTTTTCCCCCATTTATATCAGCCCAGGCATTGTCCCAGTCGTGCGGACCCCCGCGGTTGATTTCGTTCGTGTCGTGATATGAATGCAAAGGCGGCCCGTGTTGGGGATCGGGCACGCTTGCCCCTTTGGGGATACCGTCGGCGCCGGGGTAGGTGCCAAAATAGTGATCAAAACTCCGGTTTTCCTGGACGATAAAAACGAAGTGCTCGATCTTTTCCAGCCCCGGCGGTGGGCTGAAAGTCCGGCCCGGTCGCGACGCTTGCCGCAGCCGCGAATTCCTATAGGCACAAAGCGTAGTAATCGCGAGCAATGTAACAATCGCCAGGCAGCCGAAACGGAAGAAATAAACTTTCGTGCGCATTACCGGTCGCTTCGTACCTGCCTGAACCACCGCGACCTTAGTTAGTCCGACAGCAATCTGGTTGTTTCGTTCGATTTGATCGTACGACTGCACATTGCCGTCAGGTTGACAGCCCTGTATTCTCCTCTTTAAGCTCGCGCTGTGATTCAGCTCGAAAAAGACGGTGTCCGATGGACCGTGGCGCCAGCTTTTGAACCGTTACTCGCAAAAACGCTTGCCGACCCAGGTCAGGTCATCAAAAAAACTCCCGCCAAACTGGTGACCGTCCATCAAATCAACGGGCTGACCGTTTTCGTTAAAAGATATCTTAACGCGGCCAAGGGATTGCGTCCGCTGAAATTCTACTTCAAACCGTCCGAGGCCAGAAGCGAGTGGGCGCTGGCCGCGCGAGTCGCCGCCCTCGGCATCCCCGTCGTGCCCCACCTCGCCATGGGCGAACAATGGACGGCGACTGGTCTGCAACAAAGCATCCTCGTCACCCAGGGATTCGACGGCGTGCGGCTGGACAAATTTCCGCACCAGGAAACCGACGAATTACACACCGCGCTCGCGCGGCTCTTGCGCACCATGCACGACAAGGGTGTATTGCAACGCGACTTGCATCACAATATTCTGGTCAAGGCCTGCCCGCTGGAGTTGTGCCGCATCGACGTGGACCGCAGCGAGCTGTTGCCGCCGTTGACGGAAGAACAACGCATCGAAAACCTGGCCTACCTCAATATTTTTGTGCTGTTGCGACCAAAATTCTTTGAAACTTATGGCGCCGATGCCGGGTTGATTTCAAGAATTCAAGAACGCAGCCAGGTCATTCGCCGGGGTTTGTGGATGCGACGCTCCAGCCGCTGTTTGGAAGACAATCTTCGGTTTACTGCAAAAACAATTGGCGGATTGCGTTGGTGGGTGCGCCTGGAGTTCTTCGACGATAAATTGCGCGCGCTGCTGGAGAATCCCGATACCGCCTTGGAGAACTGCGCCAAGCTTTTCAAGTCCGGCCCGAACCGGCAATCGACGGTTGGCAGCTTCGACGGACTGGTTTTGAAACGATTCAACATCAAGAATCGTTTGAACTATGTGAAGGACTTGTTTCGTCCTTCGCGCGCCTTTCGCGCCTATCAAAAGGCGTATCACCTGGAATTGCTCGGCTTCCCAACGCCGCGACCGCTCGCCGCCGCCGAGCGACGCGTATTGCGGGTGTTGACGCGCAGTTATCTGGTCAGCGCAGAAATTCCCGGTGCTACTGATCTCGGAGTTCTTTTGCGTCCGGCGCAGCGCCCGCCGCGCGACCTTGTGAAACAGACCGCGGAACTGATCGCTCAACTGCATGAGGAAGGTTTCTCCCACAGCGATTTGAAAGAAACCAATATCGTCCGCGACCACACCGGCAAGTTGTTCCTGCTCGATCTTGATGCGCTGAGTTACGTCAGACAGTTGCCCGACCAACTTGCGGCTGCGGATCTTGATCGTCTCGCGCGCGCCGCCGCCAAATATCCCAACGTGGCACGAACCGACCGCGTCCTTTTCCTTCGCGCCTATTGCCAGGCGCGGAAAATCAAGCGAGTACCGCGCGGCGCGTGATTAGTTGATTGGCTTCTGAACTTTCGGCCACCGCTGTTTCCCATACGCAAAAACTTTGTGCGCCAATTGCTTCACGGCGGTGTCCACTTTGGTTTTGGCAAGATACAGCTTTAGAAACTCAAGCCGCTCGCCGAGGGTACAGAATTCCATGGCTGACTTGTCGAGCAAAGCCAGGTCCTTGAGCTGTCGCCGCCCTCGCAGCGGCGACCAGCGATCAAACTGCCCGCGCGGGCAATCAATGAACCACAACTTCGGCCCGTTCGGAGGCGCAAATTCGACGAGCACATTCCGCCATACCAGATCATGATGGAAAAATCTGGCCGAGTGCATCCGGCGAGTCAGCGTGGCAAGCTGCGTGAGCAGGTGCGCCCGAATGTTTCTGAATTCGACCGTGGTGCGGGTGGGGCAATGTTTCCGCATGAATTCGACGAGGTTGCCGGAGTTGGAAAGCGCTTTAGTAACGATGAACGCGCGTCGAAGCCGGCCCAACCCATCCCGCTGCTCACCGCAGGCAATGCGCTCGGCGCACGGGATGCCGAGTTGCTCGAAGGCCTTGTAGTTTTCGAATTCGCACCGGGCTTTGGAGGAGCGCCAAAGGTATCGCCACGATGGCCCGGCGAACTCGTATTGTTTGTAAAAAACCTGGAGTGATGAACCGTCGGCAAGTTCAAACGTCTTTTGTTGAACCAGGGCGCGCCGGTTCGGATCGCCTTTCCCGCGGAAGAAATCGATGACGCGGGAACACGAATCCAGCCGAAGGCGCTCGAAGGCAGATTTATATCTCGCATCGACAACAAGCCAATCCATACCCATGATTCTTCCAGTGATGTACTGCGGCCTTTCAACACGGCCTTACCGCCGCTCCGGCCATGACACCGCAATTCTCAAAACCATGCGAATCAATTTCTTTGCTTTGCTTTCACCACCAATGGGCCTTATCATTGTCTTTAAGTGGGCGGTTAGGTTTGGAACTTGTCGAGACCAAAAGTTTTGGGAAACTCGGCTCCGTCAACTGATTTGCCCACTTGGAAGAATCAGTTTAGCAGCAAGTGAAACTGTTGAGTTCGTGGGCGATTGCTTTGACTCAGAAATCAAAACCGCCTGAGCGAAAGAGGAATTAGTGAAGCCATTTGCAATCATGGCGTTTATGTCGTCCATGGCAGTAGTTCGTCTGCTTGCCGAAGATTCCGACCAGCCTCAACAAGCGGTGAATATCACGACAAGAGGCTCATTTAACTTTGGCTTGGTTGATGGCTTCTTGCAGACCCCGGCGGGCGGCAGGCCGGGCACATCGACTCACCAGCGGCCAACTCTTGCAGACCTCAACATTCGCGACGTGGGATTCTATGACATGCGACTAGATCTACAATGGCAGCATTTCGATTTCTACGGCGGTTATCAAATCATCGGATTGGATGGATCGGGGAATCTGGCGCGTTCGTTGATAAGCCACGGCGTTTCGTTTGCAGCCGGCGATCAATTCACAACGCAAAATCAATTTAACTGGTTTAACTTCGGCGGCGGATGGAGATTCGACTTGCTTGATGGCAGGCTGGAACTATTCCCGAAGACACAACTGGCGGTGCTTGATTTCAGTTATCAGCTTTCGACGGCCACCCAGACCGCCCGCCGAAGCTATGCAAAGGGCGCCGGCCGATTTGGACTCGAAAGCGCTTACTGCTTGAACCCAATCGTCAGCTTTCACTTCAGCGGCGACGCTTCGATACCGCTTTCCAACACTCCGCAAATTGCCACGCTGACCGCGACAGTTAATTTCAAACTGGCGCCCAAGCGCCATCGGGTCAATCCGAGTGTGTTCATTGGTGGTGGTGGGGAATTGATTGATTATCGCGACAATCAAAGACTCCCGAACCATGTCCGTGCAGAAATTGGTCCGTTCATTACCGCCGGCGCGGCGATTTCGTTCTGACTGCACCATCTTTCATTCACTATGTGGTCGGGAGCCGTGAATTCCATTTTGTATTGTCGCTAACTGTGCCATACGATGCGGGCCGCATGAGCATCGAGACGTACCGCGACAAGCTTCAAAGCGCCAGGAAAGCCGAAAAGTATGCCACGCGTTTCGAGCGCGGACCGCGTCAGCGCATCGATCAGCGGGAGCAACGCGCCGTGCGGCAAATTCTCGGCGAACTGACTGAGTGCCGGAGCGTTTTGGATGTTCCGTCGGGCGCGGGGCGTTTCCTCGCAGCGCTGGGAGCACAGGACAGGCTGGTGATCGAGGGTGATGTGGCACAAGAGATTCTCGTCTTTTCGCGCAATCGAGCGGAGAAATCGAGCGTGAACAGCCGGTTCGTGCGGGCTGACGCGGCGCATTTGCCGCTGGCCAATGGCGCGGTGGATTGCGTGTTTTGCAACCGGCTGTTGCATCACATTCTGTCGGCGCAGCAACGCGCCATTTTCCTCCGTGAGTTGCATCGCGTCGCACGGCGTTATGTTGTGGTCTCGTTTTTTGATTATCACGCCTTTGGGGCGGTGCGACGATTGCTCAAAACCTTGAAAGGTCGCAAGCCCCCTTATCAGGATCAACCGACGCTCGCCCAGTTCCGTCAGGAGGTGAGCGACTGCGGTTTTCGCGTCAACAAAGTCGTGCCAACCGGTCCGTTTTGGGTGGCGCAGAAATATTTTGTGCTGGAGAAAACGTAAATTCGGGCGCATTCGACCACACACAATTTGATCCAACCTTTGTCCGGCATTACCACGGGGCGCGAAGTTAATCCAAATAGCCCAATTTTCGCAGCCGTTCCTCAACCAGCGCGGAATCTTTGTCCGAATACTCCGGTTGGCTGCTCGATGGCGACGCGGGCCGGGCTGTCTCCGATTCACGGCGCGGCGGATACGCGCGGAGAAACTCCTCATTCAACGCCGCGAGGATCGGCTCGGCGTCAATGTCGTCGCCAATCGGCAGGCCGAAGAGTTGCAGCACGGTGGCCGCAATGGACTCGATGGGTTGCGGCGACAGTTTGGTCCCGGCGTTGACGTTCGCG comes from the Verrucomicrobiota bacterium genome and includes:
- a CDS encoding alkaline phosphatase family protein — encoded protein: MRTKVYFFRFGCLAIVTLLAITTLCAYRNSRLRQASRPGRTFSPPPGLEKIEHFVFIVQENRSFDHYFGTYPGADGIPKGASVPDPQHGPPLHSYHDTNEINRGGPHDWDNAWADINGGKMDGFLQEAYKGKVVNTHDPKHDLPSDLDPAVGNNPRDVMGYHDYHEIPNYWNYARLFVLQDHFFESVASYSLPAHLYILAAQSGGFVTPRFSLKSTFSGRFRGGTPKEFTFPQITESLTSGKIDWKYYVTSGKLPDTEDAHVVGSQSDQEQSPHRFSHWNPLPRFPKVMKDPHQRNRLVDSSQFYVDAKNGKLPQVCWVIPSSSTSEHAPNSVRAGMAYVTGLVNAVMQSPNWSSTAIFICWDDWGGFYDHVPPPKVDKYGLGIRVPGLVISPYAKQGYIDHTVHAFESWLRLVEERFGLKPMMARDENADDMIDCFDFTQQPRPPVLLSATRQGSSYPQPLQKIEH
- a CDS encoding sulfatase-like hydrolase/transferase, with amino-acid sequence MNTEEINRSAGNSGTAANAEALVYFYLFNVGMLMVVGHAYLSNVPQGTSFPGWLATLLAFAANFAMLALVPLILSLLALVARRGWVTLTAAVVLFGFLNFFIYADSVIYSLWRFHFNAVVWNLITTPGSADNVIAGRSTVLTTLLIVILIFAAEIAFAVFALPWLGRRPNAAASRNKKASLCCGAVVLSLIALDKAGYAVGDLRDNQEILRVRQLLPLYQPLTMRKLGHQLLGIKTSAIVGLKMHNGAGSFDYPKAPLRFRPDAPHPNILIIAVEGGRFDMLTPDVMPFLSHWGATNLVFNQNYSAGNTTRYGIFGLIHGIYGTYWQRALAERQGPVLIRSLKPLGYNFRILCGTSLNYPEFRSTCFVDVPEAITDSWKGERVDRDRLMTDELIRFVDENKKPFFGFMFYIASHQPYYYPPNHAVFDTGGVSEDLNYIKLAHAPAQMEQIKNRYKNSLHYVDAEIERVLKAMEDRGLMNNTLVFMLGDHGEEFRELGLFGHDSSFDKYQTKTFMVAHIPGEAPRKIERLTSHMDVPSTILTYMGVENPLSDYTQGIPLLSAEPRPFVFIASWDNAAIEDGKMTTTFGTETYNTEMTVFDQNYTPLLNQREAISARQAQLLDTLGKMKQFTR
- a CDS encoding class I SAM-dependent methyltransferase — translated: MSIETYRDKLQSARKAEKYATRFERGPRQRIDQREQRAVRQILGELTECRSVLDVPSGAGRFLAALGAQDRLVIEGDVAQEILVFSRNRAEKSSVNSRFVRADAAHLPLANGAVDCVFCNRLLHHILSAQQRAIFLRELHRVARRYVVVSFFDYHAFGAVRRLLKTLKGRKPPYQDQPTLAQFRQEVSDCGFRVNKVVPTGPFWVAQKYFVLEKT